AAGAGGATGCACAGTGCAGAAAGGGTAAACTCACCTTGGGGACAGTCACACGGGGATCTGCAACCTCCCCGAGGGCAGTGATGGTAGTTCTCGCGTATTTCCTGACATCCGACCTAGGGTTGGCACTTTGGTGGCTGACGTGAGTGTTTGCAGTGACGTTGAGGGTGCTCACTGGTGTTTTTGTAACATCTCTGGTAGCACTGACCGCTTCCCTCCTCCCAGTTCCACCTCCCCTCCCTGATGCGGGAACCTGGCGTGGTGCATTGTCTTGGTTCGGTCTGGTGACGGACAAGGACAGGTGCCTGATGCCGTGTCTGGTGGGCAGGTTGGGCAGGTGGAGCTGCGAGACTTTGCTGCCACTTCCGTGTGGAGATCGGCTGGTCTTGCCTACTGTCTGCTGCTGGGGGAGGTGATTGGATGCTGGGGAGAGACGGGAGGTGGCATCAGTGCCTTTGGCAAAGTATCCCAAACAGTTGTCGCTGTATACTGAATATGTGCCGTGTGAGAACAGACAGTTCGATACATCAAGCTCCATGGTGAAGAAATTCTTTAAAGACAGTCAACTGTAATAACGGCAaaagctatgaaaataaaatcccaaGGCAAAagcaggaaagaagagaaatctGCTAAAATAATAGCTTGTTGCCGGAAAATAGTGTGCACACATTTCCCTCCTTGgatgaataaaatgttaagaGGAAATTTTTACGGGCACCGATTTGAGTAGAACTGGTAGAACTCTTCAGAAAAGCAGAGTGATTTTGAGCGATTCATATCTTGTTTGTGGCTGACAGACTCATCTGCACAAACACTTTGCTCCACCTTGTGACTTTCCAGACAAACACGGTCGACAGTAAAGGGATTTAAGTTGGAATGAAACGGTCTCTTCTGAGCGTTTAGGACCAACCGCCCCCCTTGTGAAAAAATAACGTTACGCATTCCTCTGTCGAAGCTATGCGGCCTGTTGCTGACTTAAAAAGCAAAGTACCAAAGGTGGTTATTACATCCAGACAGTCTCTAAGCACTTACACTGATTTATCTGCTGCAATAAATGTAATTCATTCAAACTAAGAAAGCAAGGGTGTGTGTCATCAGGGAAACCaaaacaactcaaaataaaagcagtccACAATGTATGGAGAGATTTCACATGACCTGCCTGATGTTTTCATTGAATTcaggatatttttaaaatccttgaACAACAATGCAGAAGGTGTCCTCAGGTTGAAAACAAGAatgggaagaggaagaaagggttTGATTTACAAAGTGCTGAATTTAGTCGTGTATGATATTCATGCAGGCATTCTCTTTATTCTGTCAGTGAAGATGTCACTTCTCCAAATAGTCGACTCATCAATGGATCATCAGCATGTTTCAGGCTTAGAAGagctttaaaacaatgaaatgcaaCTAATCTAGTTGACGGAGCTGCAGGTCCATTGgttacaaaactgaaaaatcaaatgttaCGAAAAGAATCCCTTACCAGCCTTTGCGTTCTTCATACAGACGCGTCCATTGCCGTAAAGGCCGGGCGGGCAGCGGCCGCAGACGTAGCCGACGTGTGGCGGCCTGCGGTTGATGCATTGAACCCCAGGGAAGCAGGGCCTGCTGGCACATGTAGCCGACACGTTGGCGGCCGGAAACTGAACCGATCCTGGGAGACACAAACTGTGGTCATTGCTCTGTTTGACctgaatcatcatcatcatcatagcAGTCGGATGAGGACTGGGGCCTTCAAAGTGCCTGTTAGCCATGCACTGACGTCCAGATCCGCATagggtgtgtttttgttctccttttattttcccCTGAAAATACCCTTAAGTGGGCTTATTAGAGCGCACTATGACTctaaatatttctgtattttaaaaaaaaaaaaaaaataaaaatacagctggTAGAGATTGCTGGAAACGTTGGGCTTACCTGAAGCTGGTCTGCCATTTCCTGATGGTTGGGCTACAGTGGATGTCTTGACAATGGTGTTGCTGATTTTGGGCTGATCAGACTTGCCTTGGTCCCATGTAATTCCCGAGTTGTTCTTAATAGTGTCTGTGTTAATCCTGGATGGGTTGAGGTTAATTCCTTGGGTTTTTATCAAAGCATCTATCTTTGTTTGGGGGACGCGTGATGTAACTGCTGTGTTGCTCTTGTTGGTTTCCGACTTAGTGAGGGCTGGATTCGGGCTAATCCCTGTAGTCTTTCTCCATGTGGTGGCCTTGGCTTGTGATGGGCCTGGGTCAGTTCTTGGAACTGTCTTCCCTGCCTCAGCCCTCGTCTGTGGGGAGCTACTATTTGAGGTCTTGCGGAAagtgtctgtctttattttggGGGGTTGCAGAAGAACATCTGGTATCTTGTAGGCAATCGTACGAGGAGTAGATGTGGGAGTGATGGTGGCTGGCTTGATGACTGCTGTAGGCAGAAAGGCACAGATTATACTTTGATTTGCCATGTATTGCCCTTTTTATCAGATGCTCTTATCTGGAATTACTTCCTATTCAATTTCAAGATCACCCACATTGCAATGAACCAATAATAGGTGGTGAGGTGAAGGACTGAACATTATACCATAGATGGAATACGTGGAGGCAGCAGTCAGTACGATGGTACAGTAAAGGAAGAGGGGGCGGGAAAAAAACCTGGAAGGGTCGAAAATGTTGGTTTTAATAAGACGCCCAGCCAGAGCTGAGACTTTGGAACGAGTTTGTGTAAAGATCTCAACGAGGCGTGATCACCACTCGCAGACTATCAACACATTTACAAACCAAGCGTAGCAGGTCAAACAAACCTGACTCAGATTTAAGCAAGAAAAGTTTGGCTGTGCTAATGCAAGATAAATCAAATACAACCAGGGCAGATTACATCATCATGAAACACTTGAGTCTTCTCGTCTGATCACAccttttggtttttgatttaCGGAGCCCAGTTAaggttttctcttctttctgttgctgtttctttgagagacacacacagactgagacAGCAACTTGTCTCTCAAACTTGTCTTGCTCCCTCTGGGCCTTGTCTTAACTtggaatttgaatttatttcgACTTGACTCGTTTATTTCGACTTGACTCGTGTGCTTTTGACTgcagccctgatctcaacagaAGACGGcagcaaaaaaagagaggaacaTTCATCACAGCTCGCTTTGCATCCATGACATTTAAGATTTAGGAACTTCATGGTGTGAACCCCCCCCCAATGCAGCTCCCGATGGCCCCTGACACACAaagttgtgtgtgcttttgcaCTGAACTGAATAAGGAGGTGAAATAGGTTGAACCAAAGTCCCTTGGCTCAAGAAGATAAGAGGACTGAAGAGTTAAGCAGTAAAACAAAGGGAATGAGGAAATCCAAGGATCTGTCCACGTTACTCTACTTTTACAAAGTTCCATAAAAGTGACAATGTGTTACTGACAGTGATTTATGCTGTGTGTTCTGCTCTGGGCCAATTTTTCCATTAGGGGCAATAATGTCTTGCAGTGTACAActtggtttgatttttatttttttttaccctgctTGGGTGCCAGGTTTAGACGTCCTTTTCATTACTCAAAGGACAACAATGCAATTGCAAGAAAGCCACAAATCAGCACACATCTAAATATTCAACACTGAAGATGATGTGCAAATGCTGTTCAGCGCTTCTTCGTTTTTAAAGTCATGTATTACAAACTGTAAATACACCTTTTTGGCGCCAATGTGCTCAACACAGCGTGATTTATCTAAAATGAGTCAACATTTTCACGGTTTCTCATAATGTTAAAACGCATTCTGCATTGATCCTAGCAGGCAACTCAAAAGCAAATGTAAGTTGCAGACACGAACACCTTGAGCTACCTTGAGTGCAACGCCGCTTTGTGACGTGTTTACTGTGTGAAttcacatacatgcatgtacacaaacatgactgagtgagtgattaagctcatctggagaaaaaaagggaggaaaaaacaaacttcccCCACAGCGTCGGTGTCTTAAACGCATTAGCTCTGGTTAGCAGTCGCTGCGACGCAAACTGAGCACATGGAGGGAGGCAGCGGTATCGGGAGCCATTAGCCATCTGGTTCCCATTCACCACTGTGTCCCCGCTGAGTGTTTGTCGGAGTAGCACGGCTGCAATGAACAAATTCGCCTTCACATTTAGGGCAATTAGCTAATGCTCTTATCCATAGCAATTTACTTTAATACAACAACAGAATAAGCtactgtttttttggggggttttttttggggttacttgaaaataatcacaaagaAAGTTGGAACCAACATCACAGCTTCCAACAGTTGATTTTACATGACAAAGAATAGttgggaaatttaaaaaaatagaaaagtctatagatattttttctttttattatgcGAGATCCTTAGAACTGCACAATTTCAAAGTACAGCAGTATCTGATAAACTCATGTTTGCCTGCTAATGGGATCTAGGTTTGGGGTTAGGACCAGTGTCACCCTGTATAAGGGTCTTGTATTCATATAGTACGTAAGCACTGAAGTTATTTCATCATTAGATCCGTCTTGAATTCTTTTcgtaaaagaacaaaatgacgagtaatgcattttttaaaattcttttttttgttttttgttttttttaatgttttagccCTCTTTCAATAAGTGACATTATCAATAGCTCTGAATAATAATTGACTTAATTTATTGCACTAAGAATACTGTTCATTGAAAACTGACAACTGATACTTGGCATCTGGAATCAGACGGacctcctttttttaaattaattttaccATTCTGTTCTATTTTCATCTTCTCAGCAAGCTCAAGAGAGTAAATGTTCTCATTTTACTCTCAGGATGTAATGATCAGActttgctttcttgtctctgGCCATCAGATCTCACCACTGGACACCAGATCTGGCAAACCTGCGACTGAATACCCTTCGTGAATGAAAAGAGCAGGTGCATTATATGCCGAGGGAGCAGGTGGGTTACTCAGTTTCCTGCTCAACGACAAGATGTACTTTGATAATGCACACAACTGCTGACTCCATCTTGGCGGAATCGTCAGAGCAGCTGTCCTGGTATAAGACACCTTTAAACGTGTACAGTATGCCCACACTTACCCGTACATTTCGTCCcatttcccagcatgccttTGGGGCAGGGGCCGCAGCCATAGGACCCAAAGTTATTGAAGCACTGGACTCCCGGGAAACAGGGCTTTCTCTCACACTCGTTGATATCTTCCAGGCATGTCTTACCTgtcaaaaaacatgcacacaggaAATAACTGGGATTGATTATCTGCAGCTGCAAAGTAAAAGGAacctgctttttattttaatttttttaattttttattattttttaggattccaaaaatgttttttctgtttccatgcATTAGGGCACCGATAAATATAAAGGACAGTCATCCAGTCTGACCTCTCAACCCTGCAGGACACTCGCATCTGTGCCCGCTGACTGTGTTGATGCACTTGCCGGCCGTGCACGGAGCCGACAAGCATTCGTCTATGTCCTCGTCGCAGAGCTCACCCTGCTGACCCccgggacacacacacaggtatttCCCACTGCCGGCAGGGAAGTGGACGTCTGTCACGCAGGTGCCTCCATTTTGACAGCCGCACGGCACCACATCAACCTGTGGTATAGACGGGAAAAGGGACACCGTTGAAGTGGAGCCTGTTTTCTATTGCTATaggtataatatttaataatcaCTGTATCATCTTTAAATTAACAGGGATACCTTGATTTAATTACTAAGCACCTGCTGGAGAAAGCCTCCCACTTTTCTAGCTGAACTGAGAGTGTTAATGTCCCTTGAAGTTAAGACCACATTTCCCACAAATCCCGTCGCGTCATGCATCATTCCCACTGACCGTCATGACGGCGGAGAGGAAGCGTGGTGGTCAggtaaagagggaaaaaaaacaaaactctgcagTTACAGTTTTCCTGCCGTTGACTAAGTTACAGTGCGATGAGATGAAGACACTCAGCTGTAGAATTGTATTAGTAGCCTATAGTGTTGACAGTAGTTCTACAAGGCTCATAACAGTACATGGACTGCAGTTATCCAACAGATGATCAGCTGTTCATCATCTTTTCATACTCTCTTTTTATatacctttctttctttctttctttctgtctcttctttctttctttctgtcttttttcttctcttctttctgtcttcgtttctgtctttctcgttctttcttcctcctctctcccccaaCTCTACCTCCACAGTGAAGGTGCTCTGCGCGTTGCACTCGTCAGACAGCGTGAATCGGAATGAGCGGCTCGAATGACGCCCCCCCTCCTCCAGAAGCACCGGGACCCTCCAGATAAGGAGGCCAGCTGGGGAGAGAACAGCCCCCTTTGGACCCTCCTCCAGTTGGAAGAGGAGCGCCGAGCCCTCGGGGTCCGATGCCGCGAACTGGAAGACAAAGTTCTCCCCGGCAAAAGTTCGCAGGTTGCTGTGAGGTCGGTGGAACGCCGGTGGCTCGTTGACTGCCAGTGGAGGGaaaaagtggagaaacaggCTAAAAGTGAAGTGCTGAAATACATTTATGATGCAATTTGTgattaaatgaaattcaaaaactTCAAGTCTTTGTGTTTCGATGACAGAACTTGCTTCCTGTCCTGAAATAAACCCTTCAGAAGTGAGTTTGGTTTGGCTAAAGCATTTCTCCAGGCTGTTCCTGGAAGAATCATTGTAAACACACATGTCCGTCCATCTTCTCTTTCCAGCCGGGGCTCTCAACAGCCATTTCAACAAGATCATGTAGCGTCCCCCAACCACTCGGATCCCGCTCTTGCCACAGATGTTCAACAGGAAGAAAGTGATGATAATCCCAGGAAAGATCTGCTCAGCATGATGGTCTTGTGTTAAGAAATCAGCAGGAGAACACTTGCTGATTAATAAGATTATTACCGTTTCTGAATTCCAAAACTAACTGCTGAGAAATAAGCAAAAAGTCTGGCAATGCGGTGAGATAATTACTCTTGCATCCAACATAAATCAACTTGTCTCTTTTCTTGATACTGTCACTTTCATCTGCCTTATTTTGTCTcggaaaaacaaacagtccaaCTGCACAGGGTGAAGAGGAATTATCTCATTGCTTGAGACATTACCATTCAAAGAAAATTCAGGCTTTTAAGGCCTGACGTGAGACTGACTGACGTTTTAAGGCGGCCGTTCATTGCAGTGCACAGCCACAGTGTACGGCTGACGTGATTTGTCGGGTGTGAGGAAGGGTAATTGTGAGTCTATGTTGTCGTGGAAATCAACCATGTGAGTTTTTTAAAccccctcttctcccctcccccctctcccagTGTGGTTAAGCGACAGGTCAGGGCATGCTGGGAAACTTCAACCTCCGCTCCTTTGATCCGCTAATCGGGACAAACGGGACCACAGTTGGACAGCTTCCACAGTGACAGACTACCATGACGGCCACTTCGCAGTAAGATAAATGCTggtttttccctgtttttagTCACCATTAGTGGGCAATTGCAACATCTTAGTCAAATtgcaacacacagaaaatgattGTTGAATCATAGAAATATTGTTGCACCATCCTTTACAAAATCAGTGAGTGCACTGGTTCGAAGTCATTGGCGCCGATCTGCTGCTGTTCAGTTCAAGGCTCAGTGTAGGCTTGTCAGGTTCTTCCACACCAAGtggggaaaaccatttcttaaTGGACCCGACTTTTTTGTCATGCCCTTCCCAAACTGTTGCGAAAAACTTTGAAGAACACGGTTGTCTAAAATATTACtgtatgctgtagcattaagatttaCCCTCTTTAAAACCAAGGGGCCTAGcgcaaaccatgaaaaacagctcCCCgccaaaagtaaacaaaaggcGTACAGGACACCTCTGTCCACATATTTTTGACCGTATACTGTCCGGAAAAATTATCATCCATTTTTTTGGTGACATGTATGACTCAAATGTCGACCACGCGGACTCAACCACCAAGTTTATCAATGGTAACTTTGATGGTGATGAAAAGGTTGAGATACACAGTAACTTGTTTTGTACCTTGGTTCACAGACCAGGTGAATTTGGAAGTGTCGGGGTCACAGAGGAGGCAAGGGCTGCTGGGATTGGAGTCTCCCTCTGCAAAGCACATCCCATCGATGTTACATGTCTGCTCCTGGCCAACGGAAACGgagtaaaacagaaagaggTTAGTTTTATGTACCCATATTTACAATGTTGTCTTTAAATGTTGACATAGCAAAGATTAGAAACattataaaacagttttttcaagctgtttgttttccttttttgtgcttttctctttcaggTAAGGAACAGGAAATCAGCTCCGAACACACATAATCTGCTACATCTCTACTTGAATTAATTCAATTTGGTTCAGCTATGGCAAGCACATGCAAATGTCTTGGCatctgtagtgtgtgtgtgtgtgtgtgtgtgtgtgtgtgtgtgtgtgtgtgtgtgtgtgtgtccctccGGGTTGTTGGTAAAACTacgtgtttttctgtctgcactCTCATTAAAAAGTAGTTCAGTAACAACAGGACCCcttttgggtatttttttttttaatttttaatttatgaatgTAAAGTTTTCAGTCAGCTGCTGCATTTTGGGAGGATGGGAAATCACTCCGTCTCTGGTTTACTCATTCAGCCAGTTACAAGTTGTTCAGAGCACACATTCTGCAGCCAAACGGGCGTAAAACGTCTCCTAAATCTGTTTCCTGgagtcaaataaacaaacactggaGAGTCCACGATTTGTTTACTAGTGACCTGTTGCGGTCATATGAATGATGACGActagctttttaaaaagcaagaaGTTGGGTTGTTGAAAGGTCACACGAGGTGTCCGACTTAgcaacagtgttttgtgtgtttttaaccaTGAGGATGTTTATTTCCTTGCTTCAACCAAACacttttagttgcctaaacttGAAAAAGCTGCTGCAATTGATATTGTTATTCATGGTTTTGTGTTTGAGGGTATTTATACATATCTTTGACTTGCTATTAGGATGGGAGCACTTAAATTCCtgatttaagtgttttttatgGATCAATTTGGTCGAGCACATCCTGGAAAACAATACATTCTGCGCCTATGACTTTGAACCTTTAATAATGATGAAGACGACAGggccaaaacatactgtacattttccatGCAGTTGTGAAGCCTTTAACAGAAATTCTTTATCCTCGTTTCATTCATCTACTTGAATTTTCATAATCATGCTGTCGTCAAAGGGTTTGTTTACTGAAAGTGGTGGCGTGGTGTCTTCGAACTGGCCTAGAAAAAACTCGGCGTGTTGGAAATAATCCgttttcagttcagttgagGAGAAGATAAACACCGTTCACTTTTGTATGTGAGTTACCTTTAACTTACAGAGTCCTGAGCGCGATGCCTCGCAGACCTGGCAAACGCCATCGTAGATCGTCAGCACCTTGGCTTGGCTGTACTGGGAGCCATCGTTGGTCACCTGACAGAAAAGAGAGGCGATAGTGTAGAAGTCCTCTCATAAGACATAGACCGACAAACAGCACTTAGGTTAATTGGTTAACATGAGAAGCAGCATTACCTTAATCTCCCAGCGTGCATATGGTTTGTCATCCATCATGAAATCTTCTGTATTGACGGCAGCGTTGCTCAAAGAAGGGACTGCACAGTCTAAAGCTTTGGAGCTGAGGAAGGTGgcttttgttctctgtttttcccctgGAACCCAAACCCCATTCATGTACTGTGGAGTCGATTTAgaggaaatatatatttttaaaaaaacaaaacaaaacaaaacactttcatCTTGAATGTTCTTGCCTGGCATTTGACCTTGCCTTTCCTAACCTTCAGTCTGGTGGCATGACAGCTGAGGTCAGGAGTGTTGATAAAGCCGAGGCCAAAGACTCGAACGTTGCGACAATCAAGGGCTCGGATGTCACACAGTCCACTGTTCTCCAAATCTGTTAACTCTACTGGCTGGCCTATGAGAGGAGACATTATTGTTTGCTTATGAGTAAATTACAAGTCAATCAAAAGAGGGAATATTAGTTATTGCAGCGATCAGAAACCAAACCCCTCTTAGACATGAAGCTCACCGGAGAAATGCTTATATACTCACTGATGGCCAGGCTGCAGTCATAGAAGCTATGGCTGGGGTAGCACTGGCAGCCCCATTCGGTACACTCTCCATTTCCACTGCAGAAGTTGGGGCAGCGCAGTGCAGTCACCACTTCCCCGGATGCTCCCGGAGGACCTGCCACCTCCAGAGCTCTCTGGGTCCGGTTTTCCAGCAACCTTCTCTCACACTCATTCTCCAGGTACGGGAGCAGTGCCTCCTCCCAGCCCAAATCGTCTTTGAGCTGCAAGTCCAGGATGCAGAGATCCACTGCTTCGTCCAGGCGGCGTCCCAGAAGCCCCCCGCACACTGCACCCACAGTAGAATTGGCCAAAGCCATCTGGCACACCTCCAAGGCTTTGGCCGAGGTTAGACCGCTTGGCGTGGGCCACCGGGGTTGCACCTCCGGTCGGGCTTCTGCCAGGTGATCCTCGGGGAAAAAGTAAGCGAAATTCTCCAGATCAGCCTGACTGAGGCTTTGAGCAGCAAAGACGGGCTGTAATTCAAATGACGCCTGTCTCCTCTGCCTGTCTACGGAAAGCAGATGATCCTCCCTGAACTCACCGTCCAGTTCAAGATCACTGTCACTGTTCTGATTGTCCTCACGGTGAAACCGAAGGCCCCTCCTCTCCAGAGAATAACTGTTAAAGGCAGACATATCAAGGatgctttcctctctttctgggCTCTTGATGTATTCGACTGTTGTGTCCATAGAGGGGAACACTGATGTGTAATCCACATTATCGTAAGATATGCAGTTGGAGTGAGCGGAAGGATTGTACAGGTTCCGCATCCCTCTGCCAGCATGATGAGAAGTGCTGTATCCTCTCTGGCACTGACAGAAAGGCCTCCTGACCTCCTGTGTCATCCCAGGAGGTGTCTTATCAAATAAACTCTCACCTGGAGCTATCCTAGCACACGCACAAAGGGAAAATCCACAGAAACAAATTTATTTGT
This genomic interval from Xiphias gladius isolate SHS-SW01 ecotype Sanya breed wild chromosome 13, ASM1685928v1, whole genome shotgun sequence contains the following:
- the si:ch211-246m6.5 gene encoding von Willebrand factor D and EGF domain-containing protein isoform X4, with the protein product MDRCAHGSLRLRLPGYLRIALLWVVRLGAFAQHAPECYPGGHQTLRNPYRSVDFDSTEIQNTAIQDLICDHSLSPGWYRFRINDKPAEMPTTCVEFSCSVSTVRANSSATRSTPKESESFYAGLKFSPDSLHVAENSKEHEVTLHSTVPIPCYTPEHGHQCGVPLALSVHDPDGLGHEASNVALSVCQVELQPETCSDGSCGQATFFVTAVTDFTRDGNRLSLITVLPGPSAPRLWRNYSPTSLKITVQDVPTSICYSLTDPHVITLDGRRYENHQTGTFVLYRSLAREFEVHSRQWDCGSRHYAVACNCGVAVREGNDVAVFDMCNGQPQETRPRLTLKNLGDAEGSRVRVLESHQGKKVTLIFPSGAFVRADVGDWGMSLSVRAPSVDYSNTKGLCGTFDRNSNNDFQTSDGGAYGPDDVHRFIEDWRIAPGESLFDKTPPGMTQEVRRPFCQCQRGYSTSHHAGRGMRNLYNPSAHSNCISYDNVDYTSVFPSMDTTVEYIKSPEREESILDMSAFNSYSLERRGLRFHREDNQNSDSDLELDGEFREDHLLSVDRQRRQASFELQPVFAAQSLSQADLENFAYFFPEDHLAEARPEVQPRWPTPSGLTSAKALEVCQMALANSTVGAVCGGLLGRRLDEAVDLCILDLQLKDDLGWEEALLPYLENECERRLLENRTQRALEVAGPPGASGEVVTALRCPNFCSGNGECTEWGCQCYPSHSFYDCSLAISQPVELTDLENSGLCDIRALDCRNVRVFGLGFINTPDLSCHATRLKYMNGVWVPGEKQRTKATFLSSKALDCAVPSLSNAAVNTEDFMMDDKPYARWEIKVTNDGSQYSQAKVLTIYDGVCQVCEASRSGLCKLKEQTCNIDGMCFAEGDSNPSSPCLLCDPDTSKFTWSVNQVNEPPAFHRPHSNLRTFAGENFVFQFAASDPEGSALLFQLEEGPKGAVLSPAGLLIWRVPVLLEEGGRHSSRSFRFTLSDECNAQSTFTVEVDVVPCGCQNGGTCVTDVHFPAGSGKYLCVCPGGQQGELCDEDIDECLSAPCTAGKCINTVSGHRCECPAGLRGKTCLEDINECERKPCFPGVQCFNNFGSYGCGPCPKGMLGNGTKCTAVIKPATITPTSTPRTIAYKIPDVLLQPPKIKTDTFRKTSNSSSPQTRAEAGKTVPRTDPGPSQAKATTWRKTTGISPNPALTKSETNKSNTAVTSRVPQTKIDALIKTQGINLNPSRINTDTIKNNSGITWDQGKSDQPKISNTIVKTSTVAQPSGNGRPASGSVQFPAANVSATCASRPCFPGVQCINRRPPHVGYVCGRCPPGLYGNGRVCMKNAKAASNHLPQQQTVGKTSRSPHGSGSKVSQLHLPNLPTRHGIRHLSLSVTRPNQDNAPRQVPASGRGGGTGRREAVSATRDVTKTPVSTLNVTANTHVSHQSANPRSDVRKYARTTITALGEVADPRVTVPKQSEAAQTGATPLRVTPPAPRLSTQSREVTQPKQTTKPQLNHLASAQAKPWTPPRPALPLTAALTALSYSLSESEFSADGDEAEPGSEDPDAPQMVPALTFTTPGKSVHSSPLQRAASVQPGVRSGATADKHVTTCADLPCFPGVQCEPAMDGGFRCGRCPTGYTGDGRACRAVCRHTCGRNMACAAPNTCRCKPGYTGLDCQTAICDPECMNGGACIAPRVCQCPRGFHGETCQEALCRLPCENGGSCVGLQTCSCPYGFVGPRCETMVCSRHCHNGGQCVSPDECMCPPGWTGPSCETALCTPVCLNGGSCVRPNICECPHGFYGAQCQNAFCSPPCKNGGVCMRNNICSCLQGYVGRRCEKSVCEPMCMNGGRCVGPDVCDCPSGWRGKRCDKPSCLQKCLNGGECVGPNTCHCARGWQGTLCQIPHCEQKCLYGSRCVQPNVCACRSGYSGSLCSRRLPIAQG